In one Cronobacter dublinensis subsp. dublinensis LMG 23823 genomic region, the following are encoded:
- the ppa gene encoding inorganic diphosphatase — translation MSLLNVPAGKDLPEDIYVIIEIPANADPIKYEVDKDSGALFVDRFMSTAMFYPCNYGYINHTLSLDGDPVDVLVPTPYPLQPGSVIRCRPVGVLKMTDESGEDAKLVAVPHTKLSKEYDHIKDVNDLPELLKAQITHFFEHYKDLEKGKWVKVEGWENAEAAKEEIRASFERAKK, via the coding sequence ATGAGCTTACTGAACGTACCTGCGGGCAAAGATCTGCCGGAAGACATCTACGTTATTATCGAAATTCCGGCTAACGCAGACCCGATCAAATACGAAGTGGATAAAGACAGCGGCGCGCTGTTCGTTGACCGTTTCATGTCCACCGCCATGTTCTACCCGTGCAACTACGGCTACATCAACCACACCCTGTCTCTGGATGGCGACCCGGTTGACGTGCTGGTCCCGACGCCGTACCCGCTGCAGCCGGGCTCTGTGATCCGCTGCCGTCCGGTCGGCGTGCTGAAAATGACCGACGAGTCTGGCGAAGACGCCAAACTGGTTGCGGTTCCGCACACCAAACTCTCTAAAGAATACGATCACATCAAAGACGTGAACGATCTGCCGGAACTGCTGAAAGCGCAGATCACCCACTTCTTTGAACACTACAAAGATCTGGAAAAAGGCAAGTGGGTCAAAGTGGAAGGCTGGGAAAACGCCGAAGCCGCTAAAGAAGAGATCCGCGCCTCTTTCGAACGCGCGAAGAAGTAA
- the ytfQ gene encoding galactofuranose ABC transporter, galactofuranose-binding protein YtfQ, producing the protein MWKRLLVVTAVSAAMSSMAFAAPLTVGFSQVGSESGWRAAETSVAKSEAQKRGITLKVADGQQKQENQIKAVRSFIAQGVDAIFIAPVVATGWEPVLKEAKDAEIPVMLLDRSIDVKDKSLYMTTVTADNVLEGKLIGEWLVKTVAGKPCNVVELQGTVGASVAIDRKKGFAEAISKASNIKIIRSQSGDFTRSKGKEVMESFIKAENNGKNICMVYAHNDDMAIGAIQAIKEAGLKPGKDILTGSIDGVPDIFKAMVDGEANASVELTPNMAGPAFDALEKFKKDGTQPEKLTLTKSVLYLPDTAKEMLEKKKTMGY; encoded by the coding sequence ATGTGGAAGCGCTTACTTGTTGTCACAGCAGTTTCGGCAGCCATGTCGTCTATGGCATTCGCTGCCCCTTTAACCGTGGGATTTTCTCAGGTTGGTTCTGAATCGGGCTGGCGCGCGGCGGAAACCAGCGTTGCGAAAAGCGAGGCGCAAAAGCGCGGCATTACGCTAAAAGTCGCCGATGGTCAGCAGAAACAAGAGAACCAGATTAAAGCCGTACGCTCGTTCATCGCCCAGGGCGTGGACGCGATCTTTATCGCGCCGGTGGTAGCGACCGGTTGGGAGCCGGTGCTGAAAGAGGCGAAAGACGCCGAGATCCCGGTGATGCTGCTGGACCGCTCCATTGATGTGAAAGACAAGTCGCTCTACATGACCACCGTCACCGCTGACAACGTGCTGGAAGGCAAGCTTATCGGCGAATGGCTGGTGAAAACCGTCGCGGGCAAACCATGTAACGTCGTCGAATTGCAAGGCACCGTCGGCGCGAGCGTGGCTATCGATCGTAAAAAAGGTTTCGCCGAGGCGATTTCAAAGGCTTCCAATATCAAGATCATCCGTTCGCAGTCCGGCGACTTTACCCGCTCTAAAGGGAAAGAAGTCATGGAAAGCTTTATCAAGGCCGAGAACAACGGCAAAAACATCTGCATGGTTTATGCCCATAACGACGACATGGCGATTGGCGCCATTCAGGCCATCAAAGAGGCCGGACTGAAGCCGGGCAAAGATATCCTGACGGGCTCCATCGACGGCGTACCGGATATTTTCAAAGCGATGGTGGACGGCGAGGCCAACGCGAGCGTGGAGCTGACCCCGAATATGGCGGGCCCGGCGTTTGACGCGCTGGAGAAATTCAAGAAAGACGGCACGCAGCCAGAGAAGCTGACCCTCACCAAATCGGTGCTCTATCTGCCGGATACCGCCAAAGAGATGTTAGAGAAGAAGAAAACGATGGGTTACTGA
- a CDS encoding fimbrial protein: protein MKSKKAVALSALGLMLLAIVSTGRAEQTGDTMNITFQGKFIISTPCTVSNDKVIDVTFGNISVNGVDGKANSQIIPYSVDCHGAPDDSPLDLTIKGTAESYDDAALTTSADGLGLQIQANGQTMKLNKPFSTTLGALPSLTLTAVPVKDPLKTLTEQPFNATATLIAQYQ from the coding sequence ATGAAAAGCAAAAAAGCAGTAGCGCTTTCCGCCCTGGGGCTGATGTTACTCGCAATAGTATCGACGGGAAGAGCCGAGCAGACAGGCGACACGATGAATATTACTTTTCAGGGGAAATTTATTATTTCTACCCCCTGTACGGTGTCGAATGACAAAGTGATTGATGTCACTTTTGGCAATATCAGTGTAAATGGTGTCGACGGTAAGGCTAATAGCCAGATCATACCTTACAGTGTTGACTGCCACGGCGCGCCGGATGATTCTCCGCTGGATCTTACCATTAAAGGCACCGCAGAAAGCTATGACGATGCGGCGTTAACCACCTCAGCAGATGGCCTTGGGTTGCAAATTCAGGCTAACGGTCAGACGATGAAGCTCAACAAACCGTTCAGTACCACGCTTGGGGCATTGCCTTCGCTGACCCTGACCGCAGTGCCGGTAAAAGACCCGTTAAAGACGTTAACCGAACAGCCTTTTAACGCCACCGCAACGCTGATCGCGCAGTACCAGTGA
- the ytfR gene encoding galactofuranose ABC transporter, ATP-binding protein YtfR, which produces MHNNNHQEILRTEGLSKTFPGVKALDHVDFSLRRGEIMALLGENGAGKSTLIKALTGVYQPDGGTIYLGGEAVRPRNTAHAQQLGIGTVYQEVNLLPNMSVADNLFIGREPRRFGLLRRKEMEQRATALLESYGFHLDVREPLNRFSVAMQQIVAICRAIDLSARVLILDEPTASLDAKEVEMLFTLMRQLRAQGVSLVFVTHFLDQVYEVTDRITVLRNGKFVGTRETAELPQIELVKMMLGRELESNALQRAGRTLLSEKPVAAFQDYGKKGVIAPFSLEVRPGEIVGLAGLLGSGRTETAEVIFGIHPADSGTASVKGKPVALRSPQQASRLGIGFCPEDRKTDGIIGAASVRENIILALQAQRGWLRPIPRREQDEIAARFIRQLGIRTPGPEQPIEFLSGGNQQKVLLSRWLLTKPQFLILDEPTRGIDVGAHAEIIRLIETLCADGLALLVISSELEELVGYADRVIILRDRQQVAEIPLGELSVGAIMNAIAA; this is translated from the coding sequence ATGCATAACAATAACCACCAGGAAATCCTGCGAACGGAAGGCTTAAGCAAAACGTTTCCTGGCGTAAAGGCGCTCGACCATGTCGATTTCAGCCTGCGGCGCGGGGAAATCATGGCGCTGCTGGGGGAAAACGGCGCCGGTAAATCGACGCTCATTAAAGCGCTCACCGGCGTCTACCAGCCTGACGGCGGCACAATTTATCTCGGCGGCGAGGCGGTGCGCCCGCGCAACACCGCGCACGCGCAGCAGCTCGGTATCGGCACCGTGTACCAGGAGGTCAACCTGCTGCCTAACATGTCGGTGGCGGATAACCTGTTTATCGGCCGCGAGCCGCGCCGCTTCGGCCTGCTGCGCCGCAAAGAGATGGAGCAACGCGCCACTGCGCTACTCGAATCGTACGGTTTCCACCTCGACGTGCGCGAGCCGCTCAACCGCTTCTCGGTCGCGATGCAGCAGATCGTCGCAATCTGCCGCGCTATCGATCTCTCGGCGCGCGTATTGATCCTCGATGAACCCACCGCGAGCCTCGACGCCAAAGAGGTCGAAATGCTCTTTACCCTGATGCGCCAGCTGCGCGCGCAGGGCGTCAGCCTCGTGTTCGTCACCCATTTTCTCGATCAGGTCTATGAAGTGACCGATCGCATCACGGTACTGCGCAACGGCAAATTTGTCGGTACGCGGGAGACCGCCGAACTGCCGCAAATCGAGCTGGTGAAAATGATGCTCGGGCGTGAGCTTGAGAGTAACGCCCTTCAGCGTGCCGGGCGCACGCTACTTAGCGAAAAACCGGTCGCCGCGTTCCAGGATTACGGCAAAAAAGGCGTCATCGCGCCGTTTTCGCTGGAGGTCCGCCCCGGCGAAATCGTCGGCCTCGCGGGCCTGCTCGGCTCCGGGCGCACCGAAACCGCCGAAGTTATCTTCGGCATCCACCCGGCGGACAGCGGCACGGCGAGCGTCAAAGGCAAACCGGTCGCGCTGCGCTCGCCGCAGCAGGCCTCACGGCTGGGGATCGGCTTCTGCCCGGAAGACAGGAAAACCGACGGGATCATTGGGGCTGCGTCGGTGCGTGAAAACATCATTCTGGCGCTCCAGGCCCAGCGCGGCTGGCTGCGCCCGATCCCGCGGCGCGAACAGGATGAAATAGCCGCGCGCTTTATTCGCCAGCTCGGCATCCGCACGCCGGGGCCGGAACAGCCCATCGAGTTTCTCTCCGGCGGTAACCAGCAGAAAGTGTTGTTGTCGCGCTGGCTGCTGACAAAACCCCAGTTCCTGATCCTCGACGAGCCGACCCGCGGCATCGACGTCGGGGCGCATGCGGAGATTATCCGGCTTATCGAAACCCTCTGCGCCGATGGACTGGCGCTGCTGGTTATCTCGTCGGAACTCGAGGAACTGGTGGGCTACGCCGACCGGGTGATTATTCTGCGCGACCGTCAGCAGGTGGCTGAGATCCCGCTCGGCGAGCTCTCGGTCGGCGCCATTATGAATGCCATTGCGGCATAA
- a CDS encoding fimbrial protein, which yields MVAKLNIQALYLMTSVLLVGLNPAAQANTGSQYSMNIAIDGTIMANGSCKFNQGGTLTVDFGEVRLQGSANDTVILDGTYRKPIVSDFTCSGDSAGLLQMKLSNTGGGEKIYNGVQVLDTDKGIVGVELLVNGVAQSTGSWFTVNQDSPPSLEAQLVQTSTTNSSNVVSGDTFTAAATLVMAFN from the coding sequence ATGGTAGCAAAACTCAACATACAGGCGCTTTACCTGATGACCTCGGTGCTATTAGTGGGTCTGAATCCTGCGGCCCAGGCTAATACTGGCTCGCAATATTCAATGAATATTGCGATTGACGGCACGATCATGGCAAACGGCTCTTGCAAATTTAACCAGGGTGGCACCCTGACTGTGGATTTTGGTGAAGTTCGGCTGCAGGGAAGCGCAAATGACACTGTGATTCTGGATGGCACTTACCGCAAGCCCATCGTCAGCGACTTTACATGTAGCGGTGACAGTGCCGGGTTGCTCCAGATGAAGCTCAGCAATACCGGTGGCGGCGAAAAAATCTATAACGGCGTTCAGGTTTTGGATACCGATAAAGGGATAGTCGGCGTTGAACTGCTGGTCAACGGCGTTGCGCAAAGTACGGGAAGTTGGTTCACCGTAAATCAGGACAGTCCGCCATCGCTGGAGGCCCAACTAGTCCAGACCAGCACAACGAACAGCAGCAATGTGGTCAGTGGTGATACGTTCACCGCAGCCGCGACGCTAGTGATGGCTTTTAACTAA
- the ytfT gene encoding galactofuranose ABC transporter, ATP-binding protein YtfT → MMSRSLPETGAPKRRLRFPPGMPQIAALLLVLLVDGLVADHFFQIVLQDGRLFGSPVDILNRAAPVALLAIGMTLVIATGGIDLSVGAVMAIAGATAATLTVEGHSLAVVILAALGVGVLAGLWNGILVAVLKIQPFVATLILMVAGRGVAQLITSGQIVTFDSPALAWLGSGSLLLFPTPVIIALVTLLAFWLFTRKTALGMFIEAVGINIRAAKNAGVSTRLIVMLTYMLSGLCAAIAGLIVTADIRGADANNAGLWLELDAILAVVIGGASLMGGRFNLALSVVGALIIQGMNTGILLSGFPPELNQVVKAIVVLCVLIVQSPRFIGLIKGVRRHDKT, encoded by the coding sequence GTGATGTCTCGTTCATTACCGGAAACGGGAGCGCCGAAGCGCCGCTTACGCTTTCCGCCTGGCATGCCGCAAATCGCGGCGCTGCTGCTGGTGCTGCTGGTTGACGGCCTGGTGGCCGATCACTTCTTCCAGATAGTCCTGCAGGACGGGCGGCTCTTCGGCAGCCCTGTCGATATTCTCAACCGCGCCGCCCCCGTGGCGCTGCTCGCCATCGGGATGACGCTGGTGATAGCCACCGGCGGCATCGATCTTTCCGTCGGTGCCGTCATGGCGATTGCGGGCGCCACCGCCGCGACGCTCACCGTGGAAGGGCACAGCCTCGCGGTGGTAATCCTGGCGGCGCTTGGCGTCGGCGTGCTGGCAGGGCTCTGGAACGGCATCCTGGTCGCGGTGCTGAAAATCCAGCCCTTTGTGGCGACACTTATTCTGATGGTCGCCGGACGCGGCGTGGCGCAGCTCATTACCTCGGGGCAGATCGTCACCTTTGATTCGCCGGCGCTCGCCTGGCTTGGCAGCGGCTCGCTGCTGCTCTTCCCGACGCCGGTCATCATCGCGCTGGTGACGCTGCTGGCGTTCTGGCTCTTTACCCGCAAAACCGCGCTCGGGATGTTTATCGAAGCGGTGGGGATTAACATTCGCGCGGCGAAAAACGCGGGCGTCAGCACCCGGCTTATCGTCATGCTCACCTATATGCTGAGCGGGCTGTGTGCGGCTATAGCCGGGCTTATCGTCACGGCGGATATCCGCGGGGCGGACGCCAACAACGCCGGGCTGTGGCTGGAGCTCGACGCCATTCTGGCGGTGGTGATTGGCGGCGCATCGCTGATGGGTGGGCGCTTTAATCTCGCGCTGTCCGTTGTGGGCGCGCTGATTATTCAGGGGATGAATACCGGGATTTTGTTATCGGGCTTCCCGCCGGAGCTGAACCAGGTCGTGAAAGCCATCGTGGTGCTCTGCGTGCTGATTGTTCAGTCGCCGCGGTTTATTGGTCTGATTAAAGGAGTGCGCCGCCATGATAAAACGTAA
- a CDS encoding fimbrial protein yields the protein MKRITTILTFCAALSILPPAVADESIVNGGEIYAYGVLRENTCRLDMDSAWQDVDLGDTARADVNIIGRMAKPVTVKLYLHDCPEIMTRSTNITPLTHTRSAQQPGYQARFIARADNSNPELISVTGASGIGLRLKDSRGQTVKLSRVSDTLLLNPGQDEMVFTLIPERTAAPFIAGPYHAVINFSLIYQ from the coding sequence ATGAAAAGGATAACCACAATATTGACGTTCTGCGCAGCTTTATCAATTCTGCCGCCTGCGGTTGCAGATGAGTCGATAGTCAATGGCGGCGAAATTTACGCTTATGGTGTACTGCGCGAAAATACGTGTCGTCTGGATATGGATTCCGCCTGGCAGGATGTCGATCTCGGCGATACGGCGCGAGCAGACGTCAATATCATTGGCAGAATGGCGAAGCCGGTCACCGTTAAGCTTTATTTGCATGACTGCCCGGAAATTATGACGCGAAGCACCAACATTACGCCGTTGACGCACACAAGAAGTGCACAACAGCCCGGTTACCAGGCGCGCTTTATTGCCCGCGCTGATAACAGTAATCCTGAGCTGATTAGTGTAACTGGCGCATCGGGTATTGGTTTGCGGTTAAAAGACAGTCGAGGACAGACGGTAAAATTATCGCGCGTCAGCGATACCTTGTTGCTTAATCCCGGCCAGGACGAGATGGTTTTTACGCTGATACCGGAACGCACTGCGGCTCCGTTCATCGCCGGGCCGTACCATGCGGTAATTAACTTTAGCCTGATCTACCAATAG
- a CDS encoding fimbrial protein, producing the protein MYFRYMLKPIIKIFLMAVLFSISIQVSWAQVRGIPQLDYDYDQKPAACITEGQEQVDGPKGPLLIPGNCSYNMSGYVPSGYYSLYVMDGVTHSFRSLYSNSVYIDSTTNLGATDIVFSISSAKWLRTDAWYSLCIAMIKDGDSSKGVPVVSTAGYGNCGGRLPSPSPTPPVPDTSCTINNSNALSVSLGTLNRDEIPTVPDSGSAISKTISVVCTGGALTAKMQLNYTPVSIGSGQAVKSSANGVGAAIFYNNKLLAPTDVTAVNFLEGSNTLTLGFQAVRDATVALKDIPTGAFTASAVLVMTQQ; encoded by the coding sequence ATGTATTTCAGGTATATGCTAAAGCCAATCATTAAAATATTTTTGATGGCTGTTCTTTTTTCAATTAGTATTCAGGTTTCATGGGCCCAGGTTCGTGGCATACCGCAACTGGATTATGATTATGATCAAAAACCTGCGGCATGTATTACTGAAGGGCAGGAGCAAGTTGACGGACCTAAGGGGCCATTATTGATACCAGGCAACTGTAGCTATAATATGTCCGGCTACGTGCCTAGTGGATACTATTCCTTATATGTTATGGATGGCGTAACTCATAGCTTTCGTTCTCTTTATAGTAACTCTGTATATATTGATTCAACAACGAATTTAGGAGCGACTGATATTGTCTTTTCCATAAGTTCGGCGAAATGGTTACGCACAGACGCCTGGTATTCATTATGCATTGCTATGATAAAGGATGGTGATAGTAGTAAGGGGGTTCCTGTTGTATCAACGGCGGGTTATGGTAATTGCGGAGGTCGTCTCCCGTCACCTTCGCCAACGCCGCCAGTCCCAGATACATCCTGTACTATCAATAACAGTAATGCGTTAAGCGTCTCTCTTGGAACGTTAAACCGCGATGAAATCCCTACGGTACCTGACTCAGGTTCAGCCATCAGTAAAACGATTTCAGTCGTCTGTACTGGTGGAGCCCTGACGGCCAAAATGCAACTGAACTATACGCCGGTTTCTATTGGTAGCGGTCAGGCGGTAAAAAGCTCAGCCAATGGCGTTGGGGCAGCGATATTTTACAATAATAAACTGCTTGCACCTACGGACGTTACAGCGGTGAATTTTTTAGAGGGCTCGAATACCCTGACGTTAGGTTTCCAGGCCGTGCGTGATGCTACTGTGGCATTAAAAGATATTCCTACCGGTGCTTTTACAGCGAGTGCGGTATTAGTAATGACTCAGCAGTAA
- a CDS encoding fimbria/pilus periplasmic chaperone, protein MLTMNKTVFAAALTLTSIIASQQAFAAIALDRTRVVYNGDEKSISLTISNENKHLPYLAQAWIEDAQGNKITAPLNVLPPVQRVEAGAKSQVKVQASAATASLPQDRETLFYFNLREIPPRSNKPNTLQIALQTRIKLFYRPAAIALDKTQAAEGDWAEKITLTRQGDKYLVNNPTPYFMTIVEGTAGVKGKPVNFEPLMVGPKSSAAIEASASAFGTSPVLSYVNDYGGRPHIQFSCNGATCTAKLLKEKR, encoded by the coding sequence ATGTTAACGATGAATAAAACGGTTTTCGCTGCCGCGCTAACGCTTACCAGCATAATAGCTTCCCAACAGGCATTTGCGGCAATCGCGCTTGATCGCACCCGCGTGGTCTATAACGGCGATGAGAAATCTATCAGCCTGACCATCAGCAACGAAAACAAACATTTGCCTTATCTTGCGCAGGCGTGGATTGAAGATGCGCAGGGCAACAAAATTACTGCGCCGCTGAATGTCTTGCCGCCAGTGCAACGCGTTGAGGCGGGGGCGAAAAGTCAGGTGAAAGTGCAGGCTTCTGCTGCAACAGCCTCTTTGCCGCAGGACCGTGAAACCTTGTTCTATTTTAACCTGCGCGAAATTCCGCCGCGCAGCAATAAACCGAACACACTGCAAATTGCATTGCAGACGCGTATCAAATTGTTTTACCGACCTGCTGCCATTGCGCTTGATAAAACCCAGGCAGCGGAAGGCGACTGGGCGGAAAAAATCACCCTGACGCGCCAGGGGGATAAATATTTGGTGAATAATCCGACGCCCTATTTCATGACCATTGTTGAAGGCACGGCAGGTGTAAAAGGGAAACCGGTAAACTTTGAACCGCTCATGGTGGGTCCGAAATCCAGCGCGGCGATTGAAGCATCAGCATCTGCATTTGGCACGAGTCCAGTACTGTCATATGTGAATGATTACGGCGGTCGCCCTCATATTCAATTCAGCTGCAACGGGGCGACTTGCACAGCGAAGTTGCTGAAAGAGAAACGTTAA
- a CDS encoding fimbrial protein, with protein sequence MKRSFCAGVPLCALSLALLAAINVNEARALDNNLHFSGSLVSEPCNLDPQTSDITVDFSSVVEKYLYQNARTQGVPFVVNLTDCDISLGNKVTMTFKGTENSALPGLLAVTGTATGIAIGMETPEGTALPFNQPTPEYAIATGNNQITLQAYVQGEPVAIAQKTITPGDFSATATFELAYP encoded by the coding sequence ATGAAGAGATCATTTTGTGCAGGTGTGCCCCTTTGCGCGCTCAGTTTGGCGCTGCTTGCTGCTATTAACGTTAACGAGGCTCGGGCACTGGATAACAACCTGCATTTCAGTGGCTCTCTGGTCAGTGAACCCTGCAATCTGGACCCGCAGACCAGTGATATCACCGTAGATTTTAGTTCTGTAGTGGAAAAATACCTGTATCAGAACGCCCGCACCCAGGGGGTGCCGTTTGTGGTGAACCTGACGGACTGCGATATCAGCCTTGGAAACAAAGTGACGATGACCTTTAAAGGCACCGAAAACAGCGCGCTACCGGGGTTGTTGGCAGTCACGGGGACTGCGACGGGAATCGCAATTGGTATGGAAACGCCGGAGGGCACGGCGCTGCCGTTTAATCAGCCTACGCCGGAATATGCGATAGCCACCGGCAACAACCAAATTACGTTGCAGGCCTATGTGCAGGGCGAGCCAGTAGCAATCGCCCAGAAAACTATTACGCCTGGAGATTTTTCGGCGACGGCGACGTTTGAGTTGGCGTATCCATAA
- a CDS encoding PglL family O-oligosaccharyltransferase, whose amino-acid sequence MLSSIVMLLRYLKKRSANKLVTLFILLWLCGGLLWMLPNHGHAGLALPQNLLAWCVLALIALCCALFSPQWKVAWPPGTYLILAGTALWSLPLFWSPRVAWQWNALPKVLAFWGLVGIWLLMLKSTRCHLMRRGWLLIMVISALLQVGFGVVQLSDIAHLTGGRPYGSFQQVNVLASFLATGMICALWLFLGARERLPAYISATALVVIPVMLVLLQSRAGGLGAVSGALVLLLAAGKNRRRTGYAVLLLMMGAGVGVLTLYVGPLLISGFIPELVQKESSNVQRWYLITLTWQLLLNHPLIGNGYGSFETLFGQMVQQVPLGMGSATIEYPHNEFLYTWMEGGLVAVAGIALMIIGILRRLWGKGGCRWPGLAVMLPLALHMNLEYPLYQSVTHGMTLVMLLTITGPAARKTATLYGRLEKPLRIGVGLLACSVLAFMISGVVTEVQLTRIEQQGLVPFVYNEQAVIESLANSYSQYDRLDFDRHVALLLRFNITRDAALLTRFRAWAEHYLTVHNDPAVYTSLLMIYRSQGEPLAQSLCVKAKAMWPDDPRFDCF is encoded by the coding sequence ATGTTGTCATCTATCGTTATGTTGCTACGCTATTTAAAAAAACGGTCCGCGAATAAGCTTGTCACTCTGTTCATTCTACTCTGGCTTTGCGGTGGGTTGCTCTGGATGCTACCCAACCACGGTCACGCCGGGTTAGCCCTGCCACAAAACCTTCTCGCCTGGTGCGTGTTGGCGCTGATTGCGCTGTGTTGCGCACTATTTTCCCCTCAATGGAAAGTGGCCTGGCCACCTGGCACATACCTAATACTTGCGGGTACTGCGCTGTGGTCACTGCCGTTGTTCTGGTCTCCTCGTGTCGCCTGGCAGTGGAATGCGCTGCCCAAAGTACTGGCATTTTGGGGGCTGGTCGGTATCTGGTTGCTGATGCTGAAATCGACCCGCTGCCACCTGATGCGTCGTGGGTGGCTGTTGATTATGGTGATATCCGCGCTGCTCCAGGTCGGTTTTGGGGTAGTTCAACTCAGCGATATTGCGCATCTGACCGGGGGCCGCCCCTATGGTAGCTTCCAGCAGGTCAACGTGCTGGCCTCGTTTCTGGCAACCGGAATGATCTGTGCCTTGTGGCTATTTCTGGGCGCCCGTGAGCGATTACCTGCATATATATCCGCCACCGCGCTGGTGGTGATTCCGGTCATGCTGGTGTTATTACAAAGCCGCGCGGGAGGACTCGGAGCGGTTTCAGGCGCTCTGGTTCTGTTGCTGGCGGCAGGCAAAAACCGACGTCGTACTGGATATGCGGTACTGCTACTCATGATGGGCGCTGGCGTGGGTGTGCTCACGTTGTACGTCGGGCCGCTGCTGATCTCTGGCTTCATACCTGAGCTGGTGCAAAAGGAGAGCTCTAATGTTCAGCGCTGGTATTTGATCACACTGACATGGCAACTGCTTCTGAATCATCCACTCATCGGCAACGGCTACGGCAGTTTTGAAACACTGTTTGGGCAAATGGTGCAGCAGGTGCCACTGGGTATGGGCAGCGCCACGATCGAGTATCCGCACAATGAGTTTCTCTATACCTGGATGGAAGGTGGGCTGGTCGCTGTAGCAGGTATTGCGCTAATGATTATCGGCATTCTCAGACGGCTGTGGGGAAAAGGTGGTTGTCGCTGGCCAGGCCTTGCTGTGATGCTACCGCTGGCGTTACATATGAACCTGGAATATCCCCTTTATCAATCGGTGACGCATGGCATGACGCTGGTGATGCTACTGACCATAACCGGCCCGGCGGCGAGAAAGACCGCTACTCTTTATGGCCGTCTTGAGAAGCCGCTGCGTATCGGCGTGGGCCTGCTGGCATGCAGCGTACTGGCGTTTATGATTTCTGGTGTGGTGACGGAAGTGCAGTTAACCCGTATTGAGCAACAGGGGCTGGTACCTTTTGTATATAATGAACAGGCTGTGATTGAATCATTAGCCAACTCATACAGTCAGTATGATCGCCTCGATTTTGACCGTCATGTTGCGTTACTGCTTCGCTTTAATATTACGAGGGATGCCGCGTTGCTTACCCGCTTCCGCGCATGGGCAGAACACTATTTAACCGTGCATAACGACCCTGCTGTCTACACAAGTTTGCTTATGATCTATCGTTCGCAAGGCGAACCTCTGGCGCAGTCGTTATGCGTTAAGGCAAAAGCTATGTGGCCTGACGATCCGCGGTTTGATTGCTTTTGA